One window of Hyla sarda isolate aHylSar1 unplaced genomic scaffold, aHylSar1.hap1 scaffold_208, whole genome shotgun sequence genomic DNA carries:
- the LOC130318864 gene encoding spidroin-2-like, whose translation MSCALRLSSDGPSSDGLSSDGLSSDGPSSDGPSSDGLSSDGLSSDGPSSDGPSSDGLSGDGPSSDGPSSDGLSCGGPSSDGPSSDGPSSDGPSSDGLSSDGPSSDGLSSDGLSGDGLSSDGLGSDGPSSDGLSSDGPSSDGLSSDGLSSDGPSSDGLSSDGPSSDGPSSDGLSCDGPSSDGPSSDGLSFDGLSSDGLSSDGPSSDGPSSDGPSSDGPSSDGLSSDGLSSDGLSSDGVSSDGLSSDGPSSDGPSSDGLSCDGPISDGLSSDGPSSDGLSSDGLSSDGLSSDGPSSDGPSSDGLSSDGLSSDGPSSDGPSSDGLSSDGLSSDGPSSDGPSSDGLSSDGLSSDGPSSDGVSSDGLSSDGPSSDGVSSDGLSSDGPSSDGPSSDGPSSDGLSSDGVSSDGLSSDGPSSDGPSSDGPSSDGLSCDGLSSDGLSSDGLSSDGPSSDGPSSDGVSSDGPSSDGPSSDGPSSD comes from the exons ATGTCGTGTGCTCTAAG ACTAAGTAGTGATGGACCCAGTAGTGATGGACTCAGTAGTGATGGACTCAGTAGTGATGGACCCAGTAGTGATGGACCCAGTAGTGATGGACTCAGTAGTGATGGACTCAGTAGTGATGGACCCAGTAGTGATGGACCCAGTAGTGATGGACTTAGTGGTGATGGACCCAGTAGTGATGGACCCAGTAGTGATGGACTCAGTTGTGGTGGACCCAGTAGTGATGGACCCAGTAGTGATGGACCCAGTAGTGATGGACCCAGTAGTGATGGACTCAGTAGTGATGGACCCAGTAGTGATGGACTCAGTAGTGATGGACTTAGTGGTGATGGACTCAGTAGTGATGGACTCGGTAGTGATGGACCCAGTAGTGATGGACTCAGTAGTGATGGACCCAGTAGTGATGGACTCAGTAGTGATGGACTCAGTAGTGATGGACCCAGTAGTGATGGACTCAGTAGTGATGGACCCAGTAGTGATGGACCCAGTAGTGATGGACTCAGTTGTGATGGACCCAGTAGTGATGGACCCAGTAGTGATGGACTCAGTTTTGATGGACTCAGTAGTGATGGACTCAGTAGTGATGGACCCAGTAGTGATGGACCCAGTAGTGATGGACCCAGTAGTGATGGACCCAGTAGTGATGGACTCAGTAGTGATGGACTCAGTAGTGATGGACTCAGTAGTGATGGAGTCAGTAGTGATGGACTCAGTAGTGATGGACCCAGTAGTGATGGACCCAGTAGTGATGGACTCAGTTGTGATGGACCCATTAGTGATGGACTCAGTAGTGATGGACCCAGTAGTGATGGACTCAGTAGTGATGGACTCAGTAGTGATGGACTCAGTAGTGATGGACCCAGTAGTGATGGACCCAGTAGTGATGGACTCAGTAGTGATGGACTCAGTAGTGATGGACCCAGTAGTGATGGACCCAGTAGTGATGGACTCAGTAGTGATGGACTCAGTAGTGATGGACCCAGTAGTGATGGACCCAGTAGTGATGGACTCAGTAGTGATGGACTCAGTAGTGATGGACCCAGTAGTGATGGAGTCAGTAGTGATGGACTCAGTAGTGATGGACCCAGTAGTGATGGAGTCAGTAGTGATGGACTCAGTAGTGATGGACCCAGTAGTGATGGACCCAGTAGTGATGGACCCAGTAGTGATGGACTCAGTAGTGATGGAGTCAGTAGTGATGGACTCAGTAGTGATGGACCCAGTAGTGATGGACCCAGTAGTGATGGACCCAGTAGTGATGGACTCAGTTGTGATGGACTCAGTAGTGATGGACTCAGTAGTGATGGACTCAGTAGTGATGGACCCAGTAGTGATGGACCCAGTAGTGATGGAGTCAGTAGTGATGGACCCAGTAGTGATGGACCCAGTAGTGATGGACCCAGTAGTGATTGA